The DNA segment TGCTCCATGTAAGTCTGGAATACTAAATTACATTCTAGTAGGTACAAAAATACTTTTTCCAAAACAATTGTAGAGACGTTACATGGAACGTCTCTACTTTATCGAAGATGTCAATGTTGATGCACTTTTTCTAGTAACCAAATAGAAGCCACCGTACCAACAAAATGAGCCGCAATACCATTGATGTTAGCTACTACTATGAACACATCCAGCGCTCGAATAATCTTGTTGGGGTCAGTAATTGCGACTCCAGGGGGTTGGGATACAGCTTTTGCTATTAACACACTGACGCTGATTCCTGCGCCTAAAATGGTGATGAGTATTCCTATTAAACTCACTAGAATACCCATGCGGATGGCTCTGGTTGTATCGGCTTTACTAGGATGCAGAGTAGGATTAATATTGCCTAATCGTCTACCTATGCGGGTGTAACGAAAATCCCAAAATACGCTAAAGAGTAATAATAAAATCCCAATTATAGCCCAAATTACACCAATTCCTAAGCCTGGATTCGGTTGGTTAGCAAAATTACGACCAGTAGAAGCAAATAATAACAATAAGCCAGAAACCAGCGCTAATGCCAATTGTACCCACAACAGAACCCACCCTGTGAGACGAATTTGATGGGCAATTTTAGGTATTCTATTTCTATTATGGTGTGATGTTGCTAGCGATCGCGTTTGTGTTTCTGGTTCCATATTAATTTAAACT comes from the Nodularia sp. NIES-3585 genome and includes:
- a CDS encoding DUF3611 family protein, which encodes MEPETQTRSLATSHHNRNRIPKIAHQIRLTGWVLLWVQLALALVSGLLLLFASTGRNFANQPNPGLGIGVIWAIIGILLLLFSVFWDFRYTRIGRRLGNINPTLHPSKADTTRAIRMGILVSLIGILITILGAGISVSVLIAKAVSQPPGVAITDPNKIIRALDVFIVVANINGIAAHFVGTVASIWLLEKVHQH